Proteins from a genomic interval of Haloferax marinisediminis:
- a CDS encoding ParA family protein has translation MSRAVSVCLLKGGIGKSTTSINLARELAHRDNDVLLVDLDPNGHTTTGLGFGEEFYSEAHLGDVLLDDAELEPQELILKTDFEIDLLPSNDRIEQVESDLGGVMMGSARLKQRVVDPLLGDEYDYVVVDCPAARGKLNDNALYATQNMVLPMRPESGALSGLEKTVKRLIQPAREHFDLEILAVVPTDLRDRIDHERPSRRLIEALVSKQNIASKIPNFGYVDPSFFEAIDDGSWDDDLPKPGIRHRSAIDASIREHMPLRDYDSSCDQLECYDELAQIVETGEVDR, from the coding sequence ATGTCACGCGCAGTCAGTGTCTGTCTCCTCAAAGGCGGTATCGGTAAATCAACAACCTCGATCAACCTCGCTCGAGAACTCGCTCACCGAGACAACGACGTACTCCTCGTCGACCTCGACCCGAACGGTCATACGACGACTGGTCTCGGGTTCGGCGAAGAGTTCTATTCGGAAGCACACCTGGGTGACGTGCTCCTCGACGACGCGGAACTCGAACCACAGGAACTCATTTTAAAGACCGATTTCGAGATCGACCTCCTCCCGTCGAACGACCGCATCGAACAGGTGGAGTCGGACTTGGGTGGTGTGATGATGGGTTCTGCACGTCTCAAACAGCGAGTAGTCGACCCGCTCCTCGGCGACGAGTACGACTACGTCGTCGTCGACTGCCCCGCAGCACGTGGGAAACTCAACGACAACGCCCTCTACGCGACGCAAAACATGGTGTTGCCAATGCGACCAGAATCGGGTGCACTGTCCGGACTCGAAAAAACGGTCAAACGACTAATCCAGCCTGCTCGCGAGCACTTCGACCTCGAGATTCTCGCCGTCGTCCCGACCGACCTCAGAGACCGTATCGACCACGAGCGGCCGTCTCGGCGACTCATCGAAGCCCTCGTGTCGAAACAAAACATCGCATCGAAGATACCAAACTTTGGGTACGTCGACCCGTCGTTCTTCGAAGCTATCGACGATGGGTCGTGGGACGACGATCTCCCGAAACCGGGCATCCGACACCGGTCGGCCATCGACGCCTCGATTCGCGAGCACATGCCGCTTCGAGATTACGATAGCTCGTGTGACCAACTCGAGTGCTACGACGAATTAGCACAAATTGTCGAGACTGGGGAGGTCGACCGATGA
- a CDS encoding molybdopterin-dependent oxidoreductase, which yields MTTSVLVRGREAETLDREALEALPQETQDVVVSCASGSQRESTWVGVSIGAVLDSVDISPETTHLAVTADDDCHIYVEIADALSGILALEQDGSPLEFPRLVVPDIDGMRSVKNVVEVEAVSLDPQTDPLDLERHPKIDDTGS from the coding sequence ATGACAACGTCAGTACTCGTCCGAGGCCGAGAGGCAGAAACTCTCGACCGAGAAGCGTTGGAAGCGCTGCCCCAGGAGACACAAGACGTCGTCGTCTCGTGCGCGTCCGGCTCTCAACGCGAGTCGACGTGGGTGGGTGTCTCCATCGGTGCCGTCCTCGATTCTGTCGACATTTCGCCCGAGACGACGCACCTCGCCGTCACAGCAGACGATGACTGCCACATCTACGTCGAGATTGCCGATGCACTCTCCGGAATACTCGCCTTAGAACAGGATGGGTCTCCGTTAGAGTTCCCACGACTGGTCGTTCCAGACATCGACGGGATGCGCTCGGTCAAAAACGTCGTCGAAGTCGAAGCGGTATCGCTCGACCCACAAACCGACCCACTGGACCTCGAACGCCACCCGAAGATTGACGACACCGGGTCGTGA
- a CDS encoding Cdc6/Cdc18 family protein, which produces MTPNETDGGGRDPLFRYDQPIFANEDILKISHLPGPDKIVGRDEHMSKVAQALNPAIFGREPTHLFIFGKTGSGKTLSARLVSERLQSEARREDVNVEIAVIDCGEQHTEASVIKTLASQVNDPSKSGMSIPERGLSTGDYYNRLWQVLDTCSDVTIVILDEIDMLRDDEVLRKLSRAGENQKIVDSRLGIIGISNKIDYPEELTERVKSSFAHDELVFPSYDANQLREILENRKDAFKPGVLTEDVIPLASALAAQEHGDARKAIDILRNAGRIAQKEGAETVTDDHVRAAKEKSEADRFSELLEGTATQSKAVLYSLVLQTGGRKTAEITTNKIYRQYLTVADDLDMDQLSERRVQELLQELDFLNVIQSEVRGRGRGQGVHGTHRLLEDPDIVKRVLLRDSRISTLE; this is translated from the coding sequence ATGACACCGAACGAGACCGACGGGGGCGGTCGAGACCCACTTTTCCGCTACGACCAACCCATATTTGCGAACGAGGACATCCTCAAAATCTCACATCTCCCTGGTCCTGACAAAATCGTCGGTCGCGACGAGCATATGTCGAAGGTTGCACAGGCACTCAACCCTGCGATCTTCGGTCGCGAACCGACTCATCTGTTTATCTTCGGAAAGACCGGGTCTGGAAAGACACTCAGCGCTCGCCTCGTAAGTGAGCGGCTACAGAGCGAGGCACGTCGAGAAGACGTAAATGTGGAAATCGCTGTCATCGACTGTGGTGAACAGCACACAGAAGCATCGGTTATCAAGACGCTCGCTTCACAGGTCAACGACCCATCGAAGAGTGGGATGTCTATTCCCGAGCGTGGCCTCTCGACTGGTGACTACTACAACCGACTGTGGCAAGTACTCGACACCTGTTCTGATGTCACCATCGTTATTCTCGACGAGATCGACATGCTTCGAGACGACGAAGTGCTTCGAAAACTTTCACGCGCAGGCGAGAATCAGAAAATCGTCGATTCGCGTCTCGGTATCATCGGTATCTCGAACAAGATCGACTACCCAGAGGAGCTCACCGAACGCGTCAAATCGAGCTTCGCACACGACGAACTCGTCTTTCCGTCGTACGATGCAAATCAACTCCGCGAAATTCTCGAAAATCGTAAAGACGCTTTCAAACCGGGTGTTCTCACTGAAGACGTGATTCCACTCGCGAGCGCCCTCGCTGCACAGGAGCACGGTGACGCTCGGAAAGCAATCGATATCCTTCGAAACGCGGGCCGAATCGCGCAAAAAGAAGGCGCCGAAACAGTCACCGACGACCACGTCAGAGCAGCGAAAGAAAAGAGTGAGGCTGACCGGTTCAGCGAACTCCTCGAAGGGACTGCGACACAGTCCAAAGCCGTGCTGTACTCTCTCGTGCTCCAAACTGGTGGACGGAAAACTGCTGAGATCACCACCAACAAGATTTATCGACAGTACCTCACCGTCGCTGACGACCTCGACATGGACCAACTCTCCGAACGACGAGTTCAAGAACTACTTCAAGAGCTCGACTTCCTCAATGTAATCCAGTCGGAGGTCCGTGGCCGTGGTCGAGGCCAGGGCGTCCACGGAACACACCGACTCCTCGAAGACCCCGATATCGTCAAACGAGTGTTGCTCAGAGATAGCCGTATTTCTACGCTCGAATAA
- the katG gene encoding catalase/peroxidase HPI codes for MQGSDQDWWPNQLKLKVLDQNARPVDPMGEEFDYAEEFESLDLEAVKEDIAEVMTTSQEWWPADYGHYGPLFIRMAWHSAGTYRTIDGRGGASDGAQRFAPLNSWPDNVNLDKARRLLWPVKQKYGRKLSWADLMVLTGNVALESMGFETFGFAGGREDAFEPDEGVYWGSEDEWLGDERHDEDGNLEEPLGADHMGLIYVNPEGPGGEPDPLAAADYIRQTFDRMAMNDEETVALIAGGHTFGKTHGAAPDDNLGPDPEGAPIEEQGLGWKNSHGTGNGEDTITSGLEGAWTSAPINWDSGFLDNLFNYEWELEKSPAGAWQWRPTDESAEDDVPNAHDPSKREAPMMLTTDLALKEDPDYREISKRFHENPDEFQEAFAKAWYKLTHRDMGPPSRFLGPEVPDEELLWQDPLPEADYELIGSEEITELKEAILDSKLSVADLVKTAWASASTYRDSDKRGGANGARIRLEPQKNWEVNEPEHLAIVLETLEGIQADFNESRSDEIRVSLADLIVLGGCAAVEQAAEDAGYDVDVPFEPGRVDASQEQTDVDSFEALEPNADGFRNYLGDGADQPAEELLVDKADLLNLTAPEMTVLVGGMRALDANYEQSDLGVFTDQPETLTNDFFVNLLGMDTEWEASSESEDVFEVRDRETGELEGKATRVDLIFGSHSRLRALAEVYGSGDAEEKFVRDFVDAWDKVMSLDRFDLE; via the coding sequence ATGCAAGGCTCCGACCAAGATTGGTGGCCGAATCAGCTGAAATTGAAGGTCCTCGACCAGAACGCTCGCCCAGTCGATCCGATGGGCGAAGAGTTCGACTACGCCGAGGAGTTCGAGTCGCTCGACCTCGAAGCCGTGAAGGAAGACATAGCGGAGGTGATGACGACATCGCAGGAGTGGTGGCCCGCTGACTACGGTCACTACGGCCCGCTCTTCATCCGGATGGCGTGGCACAGCGCCGGCACGTACCGCACCATCGACGGGCGCGGTGGTGCGTCCGACGGTGCACAGCGCTTTGCACCCCTCAACAGTTGGCCCGACAACGTGAACCTCGACAAGGCTCGCCGACTGCTCTGGCCCGTCAAGCAGAAGTACGGCCGCAAACTCTCGTGGGCCGACCTGATGGTTCTGACCGGAAACGTCGCCCTGGAATCGATGGGGTTCGAGACGTTCGGCTTCGCCGGCGGACGCGAGGACGCCTTCGAACCTGACGAGGGTGTCTACTGGGGGTCCGAAGACGAGTGGCTTGGAGACGAGCGTCACGACGAAGACGGGAACTTAGAAGAGCCACTGGGCGCCGACCACATGGGTCTCATCTACGTGAACCCAGAAGGACCGGGCGGCGAACCAGACCCGCTCGCTGCTGCGGACTACATTCGACAGACGTTCGACCGCATGGCGATGAACGACGAGGAAACGGTCGCACTCATCGCCGGTGGGCACACGTTCGGGAAGACCCACGGTGCCGCTCCCGACGACAACCTCGGTCCGGACCCAGAAGGAGCCCCAATCGAAGAACAAGGCCTCGGTTGGAAGAACAGCCACGGCACGGGCAACGGTGAAGATACGATTACCAGTGGCTTGGAAGGCGCATGGACCAGCGCCCCGATTAACTGGGATAGCGGCTTCCTCGACAACCTGTTCAACTACGAGTGGGAACTCGAGAAGAGCCCCGCCGGTGCGTGGCAGTGGCGGCCAACGGACGAGTCCGCCGAGGACGATGTCCCGAACGCCCACGACCCGTCGAAGCGCGAAGCACCCATGATGCTCACGACGGACCTCGCCCTCAAGGAGGACCCAGACTACCGGGAGATTTCGAAGCGCTTCCACGAGAACCCAGACGAGTTCCAAGAAGCCTTTGCGAAGGCCTGGTACAAACTGACGCACCGTGACATGGGCCCGCCATCGCGATTCCTTGGACCAGAGGTTCCGGACGAGGAGTTGCTGTGGCAAGACCCACTCCCAGAAGCCGACTACGAACTGATTGGGAGCGAAGAGATTACCGAACTCAAGGAGGCAATCCTCGACTCGAAACTATCTGTCGCTGACCTCGTCAAGACCGCGTGGGCGTCTGCATCGACGTACCGTGACAGCGACAAGCGCGGTGGTGCAAACGGGGCGCGGATTCGTCTCGAACCACAGAAGAACTGGGAAGTCAACGAGCCAGAGCACCTCGCTATCGTACTGGAGACGCTAGAAGGGATTCAGGCAGATTTCAATGAGTCGCGGTCCGACGAGATTCGGGTCTCGCTCGCCGACCTGATCGTTCTGGGCGGCTGTGCCGCAGTCGAGCAAGCGGCTGAGGACGCTGGCTACGACGTAGACGTCCCATTCGAACCCGGACGTGTCGATGCCTCACAGGAACAGACTGACGTCGACTCGTTCGAGGCACTCGAGCCGAACGCCGATGGGTTCCGCAACTATCTCGGTGACGGGGCCGACCAACCAGCGGAGGAACTGCTGGTCGACAAGGCAGACCTCCTAAACTTGACGGCACCAGAGATGACGGTACTGGTCGGCGGCATGCGAGCACTGGACGCGAACTACGAACAGTCCGACCTCGGTGTCTTCACCGACCAACCCGAGACGCTGACCAACGACTTCTTCGTGAACCTGCTCGGCATGGACACCGAGTGGGAAGCGTCCTCTGAATCCGAAGACGTGTTCGAGGTGCGCGACCGCGAGACCGGTGAACTCGAAGGGAAGGCCACCCGCGTGGACCTCATCTTCGGTTCGCACTCCCGGCTTCGAGCACTCGCAGAGGTGTATGGCTCCGGCGATGCAGAGGAGAAGTTCGTGCGTGACTTCGTCGATGCGTGGGACAAAGTGATGAGTCTCGACCGGTTCGACCTCGAATAA
- a CDS encoding TRAM domain-containing protein, which produces MTGISDSLRLLFEASIERDGNRYVVPIPKELVENGSFSTTETYRIALLTAAASATGSQSAPEPETDSTNTDTTRSEREWAQADSTHDSSNSQGSGTRRPPVEEGDVRSVTIDTLGDQGDGIAKVERGFVIIVPDTRPGDQVEVEITDVKQTVAFAEMKGEATVR; this is translated from the coding sequence GTGACTGGTATCTCAGACTCTCTACGACTCTTGTTCGAAGCGTCGATCGAACGAGACGGTAACCGATACGTCGTCCCGATTCCGAAGGAACTCGTCGAAAATGGTTCGTTCTCTACCACAGAGACCTACCGGATTGCATTGTTGACGGCCGCTGCATCGGCGACTGGCTCACAATCCGCTCCTGAACCAGAAACTGACTCGACCAACACTGACACGACACGGTCAGAACGTGAGTGGGCCCAAGCCGATTCCACACACGACTCGTCGAACTCACAGGGTTCTGGCACACGGCGTCCACCGGTCGAAGAAGGTGACGTGCGCTCGGTGACGATCGACACCCTTGGCGACCAAGGTGACGGTATCGCGAAGGTCGAACGTGGGTTCGTTATCATCGTCCCCGACACCCGTCCCGGTGACCAAGTCGAAGTAGAAATCACCGATGTCAAACAGACCGTTGCATTCGCCGAGATGAAAGGCGAAGCGACGGTACGCTAA
- a CDS encoding cation-translocating P-type ATPase, which yields MSSAPQDQHQRAKTAWHARSIDQTLAELETDEAGLSQTAAANRLEEYGPNEIHKGDDISPLEIFISQFKDFLIYLLVFAAVLSLAVGLLPGEAPNYVDAGLILLILFGNGIFGFVQDYRAEKAMEELRELSSPDATVLRDGVKRTIAAKDVVPGDVVVIEQGGAVPADCRLIEATNLETLEAPLTGESASVGKTTDTLDPETPLAERSNMLYMNTDAVMGRGKAVVVETGMRTEVGGIATQIHEADEGQTPFQEEVDELGRRIGYGIVGLIALVIVVQLLFTQASTIAVLLTAITLAVAAVPEGLPAVVTLTLAIGARKMVDKNALVRRLPVVESLGSVDVILTDKTGTLTENQMTVTRIAYGSDIYEVTGTGLDTDGEFHHDDVRVDPDSIDPVLRCGLLCNNAEKAPESEDQAYYGDPTEVALLVSAKKAGVEQTGVRVREIPFSSERKRMTVVVEEDGAHTSYTKGAPETVLERCNRVAVNGEIQELTDEKRAEIIDTTESFAGDALRVLGFARKAVDDPDADESVLEEELVFLGLQGMIDVPREEVDQAVSDCRDAGIRVVMVTGDNLQTAKAIGAQIGFDPTGAMTGTEVEKLSDQELRDVVEDVEVFARAAPDHKVRILKALQANDHRVAMTGDGVNDAPGVRNADVGIAMGIRGTDVTKSASDMVLQDDNFVTIRDAIAEGRGIFDNIRKFVNLLLSANAGEVLTVFVGVLIGSALFPELFAAQSEALILTPVMLLWINLVTDGLPALALGVDPKAPNVLERSPRSTDDPVIDTRVMVSILTIGVTVTIAGLLVFFQTLGTTESLVSAQTLLFTFFVVAEMGIIQVIRRRFGQPLFSNRWLIGAVVLSLVLQLLVLYTPVADLFGVYALGLAEWGYLIAAVLAVLIANYVLSLVYDRFL from the coding sequence ATGAGTTCCGCACCCCAAGACCAGCACCAACGGGCCAAAACCGCGTGGCACGCGCGTTCAATCGACCAGACGCTCGCGGAACTCGAGACCGACGAAGCGGGACTCTCGCAGACAGCGGCCGCGAATCGGTTGGAGGAGTACGGACCGAACGAGATTCACAAGGGTGACGACATCTCTCCCCTCGAGATCTTCATTTCGCAGTTCAAGGACTTCCTCATCTACCTCCTGGTTTTTGCGGCAGTCCTCTCGCTGGCGGTCGGTCTTCTCCCCGGGGAAGCGCCAAATTACGTCGATGCCGGCCTGATTCTCTTGATTCTTTTCGGGAATGGAATATTTGGGTTCGTGCAGGACTACCGCGCCGAGAAGGCGATGGAAGAGTTACGGGAACTCTCATCACCAGATGCGACAGTGCTGCGTGACGGCGTGAAGCGGACCATCGCCGCCAAAGACGTCGTTCCAGGAGACGTGGTCGTCATCGAACAGGGTGGCGCGGTTCCGGCAGATTGCAGACTCATCGAGGCCACGAACCTCGAAACGTTAGAGGCGCCGTTGACCGGCGAGAGTGCCAGTGTCGGGAAGACGACGGACACACTCGACCCAGAGACGCCGCTCGCCGAGCGCTCGAACATGCTCTACATGAACACGGACGCAGTCATGGGGCGGGGGAAGGCAGTCGTCGTCGAGACCGGAATGCGTACCGAAGTGGGAGGAATCGCGACGCAGATTCACGAGGCAGACGAAGGCCAGACACCGTTCCAAGAAGAAGTCGACGAACTCGGGCGTCGAATCGGGTACGGTATCGTGGGGCTCATCGCCCTCGTCATCGTGGTTCAGCTACTCTTCACGCAAGCCAGCACCATCGCCGTGCTGTTGACTGCAATCACACTCGCCGTTGCTGCGGTTCCAGAGGGGTTACCTGCCGTCGTGACGCTGACGTTGGCGATTGGTGCACGGAAGATGGTCGACAAGAACGCACTCGTTCGGCGACTCCCAGTCGTCGAAAGCCTCGGGTCGGTAGACGTGATTCTGACAGACAAGACGGGGACGCTCACCGAGAACCAGATGACCGTCACGCGGATCGCGTATGGTTCAGATATCTACGAAGTGACCGGCACTGGACTCGACACCGACGGTGAGTTCCACCACGACGACGTGCGTGTCGACCCCGACAGCATCGACCCGGTGTTACGATGTGGGCTCCTCTGTAACAACGCCGAGAAGGCACCCGAATCAGAGGACCAGGCGTACTACGGCGACCCGACAGAAGTCGCGCTCCTCGTCTCGGCCAAAAAGGCGGGTGTAGAGCAGACCGGTGTGCGTGTCCGTGAGATTCCATTCTCGTCGGAACGAAAACGGATGACGGTCGTCGTCGAAGAAGACGGTGCCCACACCTCGTATACGAAGGGTGCTCCAGAAACAGTGCTGGAACGGTGCAACCGTGTTGCAGTGAACGGTGAGATTCAGGAGTTGACCGACGAGAAACGTGCCGAAATTATCGACACGACTGAATCGTTTGCGGGGGACGCACTCCGCGTCCTCGGATTTGCTCGAAAAGCCGTCGACGACCCCGACGCCGACGAATCAGTTCTCGAAGAGGAACTCGTGTTCCTCGGATTGCAGGGCATGATCGACGTCCCACGCGAGGAAGTCGACCAGGCGGTTTCCGACTGCCGCGACGCAGGTATTCGGGTCGTCATGGTGACCGGAGACAACCTTCAGACTGCGAAAGCCATCGGTGCACAAATCGGGTTCGACCCGACCGGGGCGATGACGGGTACCGAAGTCGAGAAGTTGAGCGACCAAGAACTGCGAGACGTCGTCGAAGACGTCGAGGTGTTCGCCCGGGCCGCGCCGGACCACAAAGTTCGGATTCTCAAGGCACTCCAGGCAAACGATCACCGTGTGGCGATGACTGGTGACGGTGTCAACGATGCACCCGGTGTGCGAAACGCTGACGTCGGCATCGCGATGGGCATCCGAGGGACGGACGTCACCAAATCGGCCTCGGATATGGTGCTACAGGACGACAACTTCGTGACAATCAGAGATGCAATCGCCGAAGGCCGGGGAATCTTCGACAACATCAGAAAGTTCGTCAATTTGCTGTTGTCTGCAAACGCTGGCGAGGTTCTGACTGTATTTGTAGGCGTGCTCATCGGGAGTGCACTGTTCCCCGAACTCTTTGCGGCCCAGTCAGAAGCACTCATTCTGACACCGGTCATGTTGCTGTGGATCAACCTCGTCACCGACGGCCTTCCGGCACTCGCACTCGGCGTCGACCCGAAAGCACCGAACGTCCTCGAACGAAGTCCGCGAAGCACGGACGACCCAGTCATCGATACGCGAGTGATGGTTTCTATCCTCACTATCGGTGTGACCGTGACCATCGCCGGTCTACTGGTGTTTTTCCAGACACTGGGCACCACCGAATCGTTAGTGAGCGCACAGACACTGCTGTTTACGTTCTTCGTGGTCGCAGAGATGGGAATCATTCAGGTCATCCGACGGCGGTTCGGTCAACCGCTGTTCTCGAACCGATGGCTCATCGGTGCAGTCGTACTCTCGCTGGTACTCCAGTTACTCGTGCTGTACACCCCAGTCGCCGACCTCTTCGGTGTGTACGCGCTCGGATTGGCAGAGTGGGGGTATCTCATCGCTGCAGTCCTCGCCGTCCTTATCGCAAACTACGTGCTGTCACTCGTCTACGACCGATTCCTATAG
- a CDS encoding TIGR03571 family LLM class oxidoreductase — MTPHDNLGYQRLFDDGLSFGVGFPLTNQNDTMPDVDEELRLARHAESVGFDALWARDVPTYWPSFGDAGQTFDVWPWLTQVATVTDELALGTASVVLPLRHPLHVAKAAATVDQLSGGRLVMGIASGDRDPEFPAFGVELSDRGTLFRESVELLRTVWREDYPEVESSWGTLDGEITLVPKPTTETVPLLPTGYARQTLEWIAEHGDGWLFYQLPQSTLESYLADWRDAAGDTPFSMAVQVELADDPGDGPEHIHQGFCAGTEWFRDYFSGLNEMGVDHVLVGLQSDDPEADLSRFADEVISPRS; from the coding sequence ATGACCCCACACGATAATCTCGGGTATCAACGGTTGTTCGACGATGGTCTCTCTTTCGGAGTGGGATTCCCGCTCACGAACCAAAACGACACGATGCCCGACGTCGACGAAGAACTCCGACTTGCCCGACACGCCGAGTCGGTCGGATTCGATGCGCTTTGGGCACGGGATGTTCCGACGTACTGGCCTTCGTTTGGCGACGCGGGACAAACGTTCGACGTCTGGCCGTGGCTCACGCAGGTTGCGACAGTCACCGACGAACTCGCGTTGGGTACTGCGAGCGTGGTACTCCCACTTCGTCATCCACTTCACGTCGCCAAAGCCGCAGCCACAGTTGACCAGCTCTCAGGGGGACGACTCGTCATGGGTATCGCCTCGGGTGACCGTGACCCCGAGTTCCCAGCGTTTGGTGTCGAGCTGTCGGACCGTGGAACGTTGTTCCGTGAGAGTGTCGAGCTTCTCCGGACTGTCTGGCGTGAGGACTACCCAGAAGTCGAATCTTCGTGGGGGACACTCGATGGGGAGATAACCCTCGTACCGAAACCGACGACAGAGACTGTGCCACTCCTTCCGACTGGCTACGCACGTCAGACACTCGAGTGGATTGCCGAACACGGTGATGGCTGGTTGTTCTACCAACTCCCTCAGTCCACGCTGGAGAGCTATCTGGCCGACTGGCGCGATGCCGCCGGTGACACGCCGTTCTCGATGGCGGTGCAAGTCGAACTCGCAGACGACCCGGGAGACGGCCCAGAACATATTCATCAGGGGTTCTGTGCAGGAACCGAGTGGTTCCGCGACTACTTCAGCGGTCTCAACGAGATGGGCGTCGACCACGTACTCGTGGGTCTACAGAGTGACGACCCAGAGGCTGACCTTTCGAGGTTCGCTGACGAGGTTATTTCGCCGCGATCGTGA
- a CDS encoding helix-turn-helix transcriptional regulator, whose amino-acid sequence MSSRNASWSGYALLMAFLLVSAGVAPIAAAAADGVEIRAIEHSGTGVVATENGRTYVTAWQPSSVSVVLVAEQGTYDVCIGTEGGDSTTSIDCQQIQATGSEQRATIDIAQWPMNSTGEQVLTVEVRPSTGGEPLAQASHPLFVLPAEGDIDGDSLGNQRELEHGTSIRVADTDNDGLEDGAEVNRFETDPTNTDTDGDELSDGVEVNEHGSNPTEVDTDGDGLEDGVEVTTYGSDPTTGDTDGDGLIDSEEVEQYQTDPTAADTDEDGLEDGPEVNIHETSPTAIDTDGDGLDDNEELTRYETNPTEVDTDGDGLEDGREVTVTNTNPNQGDTDGDGIGDGTEIQEGTDPNSAPGSGIDPLGVGVEPTIIVLIISLIALVGGGLALASGKVRLPEGISNWNAQRTDAENGRFVAAGQPQQTVGAQMRHPPEQPLSDEARIFNLLDQHDGQLRQSAVVDGTGWSKSKVSRVLSRMADEGDIKKINIGRENIVTRPDSVPEHAKSPFEDK is encoded by the coding sequence ATGTCTTCCCGAAACGCCTCGTGGTCTGGATACGCCCTTCTGATGGCGTTCCTTCTCGTCTCCGCAGGCGTTGCTCCGATTGCCGCTGCAGCGGCAGACGGCGTCGAAATACGCGCAATCGAACACTCTGGTACGGGCGTCGTCGCGACAGAGAACGGTCGGACGTACGTCACTGCGTGGCAGCCATCGAGTGTCAGTGTCGTGCTGGTCGCAGAACAGGGAACGTACGACGTCTGTATCGGTACTGAAGGCGGCGACTCGACGACGAGCATAGACTGCCAGCAAATTCAAGCGACAGGGAGTGAGCAGCGAGCCACCATCGATATCGCACAGTGGCCAATGAATTCCACGGGCGAGCAAGTCCTGACCGTGGAGGTTCGACCTTCGACCGGAGGCGAACCGCTCGCACAAGCGAGTCACCCATTGTTCGTGTTACCTGCAGAGGGAGACATCGACGGTGATTCTCTCGGGAACCAACGCGAACTGGAACATGGCACGAGTATCCGCGTTGCAGACACTGACAACGACGGCCTCGAAGACGGAGCCGAGGTAAACCGGTTCGAGACAGATCCAACGAACACAGACACCGACGGAGACGAACTCAGCGACGGTGTGGAAGTAAACGAACACGGGAGCAATCCGACCGAGGTCGATACCGATGGTGACGGCCTCGAAGACGGCGTCGAAGTAACGACGTACGGCAGTGACCCGACGACTGGAGACACCGACGGTGATGGACTCATCGATAGCGAAGAAGTCGAGCAGTACCAGACAGACCCAACCGCTGCGGACACGGACGAAGACGGCCTCGAAGACGGACCAGAAGTGAATATTCACGAAACGAGTCCGACGGCGATAGACACCGACGGCGACGGCCTCGACGATAACGAAGAACTGACTCGCTACGAGACGAACCCCACTGAGGTCGACACCGATGGCGACGGCCTCGAAGATGGCCGAGAGGTGACGGTCACTAACACTAACCCAAATCAAGGGGACACAGATGGGGACGGCATCGGTGACGGGACCGAAATTCAAGAAGGGACGGACCCGAACAGTGCACCAGGGTCAGGAATCGATCCGCTTGGCGTGGGCGTCGAACCGACGATCATCGTCCTCATCATCAGCCTCATCGCCCTCGTTGGTGGCGGACTCGCCCTCGCAAGCGGCAAGGTACGTCTCCCAGAAGGAATCTCGAACTGGAACGCTCAGAGAACTGACGCGGAGAACGGCCGTTTCGTTGCAGCTGGTCAGCCCCAGCAAACTGTTGGTGCGCAGATGCGACACCCGCCCGAACAACCACTCAGTGACGAAGCACGCATCTTCAACCTCCTCGACCAACACGATGGACAACTCCGTCAGTCGGCAGTCGTCGACGGAACAGGATGGTCGAAGTCGAAAGTGAGCCGGGTTCTCTCGCGGATGGCCGACGAAGGAGACATCAAGAAGATAAACATCGGCCGTGAGAACATCGTCACTCGGCCAGATTCCGTCCCTGAGCACGCGAAGTCACCGTTCGAAGATAAGTGA